The stretch of DNA GGTGGCTGCGCAAGCGCCTGCCGGAATCGCCACGCTGGTTGGCGCAACATGGCCGCTTTGATGAGGCGAACCGGATTCTCGACAACATCGAAGCGCGCTGCGAGAAGGATCACGGTAAAGCGCTGGACACTCCTGAAGCCGTTCCGGTCGACGTCGAAGGCAAAGGCCGCTTCGCCGATATCTGGCAGCCGCCGTATCGCCGCCGCGCGTTGATGCTGATCGTCTTTCACGTGTTCCAGGCCATCGGCTTCTTCGGTTTCGGCAACTGGCTGCCGGCGCTGCTCTCCGGCCAAGGCGTCAGCGTCACCCACAGTTTGATGTACGCCTTCATCATCACCCTCGCCTACCCGCTCGGGCCGCTGCTGTTCGTGAAGTTCGCCAACCGTTTCGAGAACAAGTGGCAGATTGTCGGCTCGGCCCTCGGCGCCATGACGTTCGGCACCTTGTTTGCGCTACAGACCAGCGCGTTCGGTCTGATCTTCTGCGGGGTGATGATCACCTTCTGCAATGCATGGCTGAGCTTCAGTTATCACTCGTACCAGAGCGAATTGTTCCCGACCAACATCCGTGCGCGGGCGGTGGGGTTCTGCTATTCGTTCAGCCGTCTGTCGACGGTGTTCAGCAGCCTGTTGATTGGCTTGTTCCTGGATAACTTCGGCACGCCCGGGGTGCTCGCGTTCATCGTCAGCAGCATGCTGATCGTGATGCTGACCATCGGCTGGTTCGGCCCGCGCACGCGCAACCTGGCGCTGGAGAACATCGCCCATCGCTGACGGCCGCGCGGTCATCCTCTGCCGCCTGACGGCAAGGGATGACCGCTTTGTTCCGCATGCCCGAGCAGCAACGCATTGAAATAGCGGGATTTGCCGCAAAGGCACGGTAATTGCTGCGGCAGGCCTGTCAGCAATAATTCAAAGGTCTCCATCATGATGTTGGTCAGTGCAAAACAGCAGCAACTCATCCACCTGCCCAAGCGACTGGCGGAAGATGCGACCACGACCGCCGCTGCCGGTCTGCAAAGTGGCCTGCACGGCGCCATGCTGCAATCGCTGCAGAATCAGGCCCAGTCGCAAGCCACCGATGCGACGTCCAAGGTGCAGGATTCGGCCACGCAGATCGCCACCCAACAGGTGGCCGCCGCCGCGCGCATCAGCGACAACGTCGACGAGGCGTTCGCCAAGACCCGCGTCGGTCTGCAAACCACCGATGCCACGGCTGCCAGCACCACCACCGGCACCTCGGCCACCGACGCGTTCAAGGACTACATGAGCAAGTCGCCGGAACAACGCCTGCGCGACAGTATCCTCCAGAGTATGGGCATCACCGAAGACGACATCAAAGCCATGCCGCCGGAGAAACAACTGGCCATCGGCAAAGAAATCGCCGAGCGTTTGCAGGACAAAATGAAGTTGGCGCAGGCGGACAAAGACAACGTCAATGACGTCAAGGACAGCGACAAGTTGGCGGACAAGTTTCTCGCTGCCCTCTAGTGGCATCGGCAATGGGTGGGGTCTACCGACCCTGCTTATTCCACGCCCGTCCTAGGAATCTGCTCGAAACCGTTCATCAGAAAAGCGAAACACCTGTCAGAACTATCAGTTACATACAGATAAATGAACGCTGTTTAATCAGCTCGTGATCACATTCGTGTTCACCGATCCTACGCACAAAAAAGGAGTTCTGTATGAGAACTGATACATTTGAAGGACATTGCACGGGCAAGTCGATGCAAGATGGTGAGCCGGCCGGATCTGATTTCGTAGCGACTCGGGTATTTTTCTTCGACGATATATTCGCCGGTCAAAAACCAGCAACCGGAGAGTTTATCCAGATCTACTATGGAGAGGCCCTCACACCTAGCCCCAAACCTTACGAACTTGATGTAAAAAATGAAGTCGGGAGCCTGATCAGGCTGGAGTATAAATCCAAGGACAGTTCCAGAATTTTTTACGCAGAGGGAAAACTCACGGTGACAATCAGTGAAAACTCTCAGAAGGGCACTTTCGACGGCACCTACTTTAATGAATCAGGAAAACTTACAAAATTCGAAGTAGATTTTTCGGCTGAAGAATCTGTTAACCGTTAAAAGCATTTACATCGAAGAGCGGGCATTACTGCCCGCTTTTGCGCCACCAGGGTTGCTGAAGGTTTACGCCATCAATTCAGCTGCAACGTTGCATTGAACTGCCCGATCGCATCCACCACATGCCGCGATCCCTGCTGAATTTCCTGAATCACCGCCCCCGCCTCGTTCGCCAGTTCCACGCCAAGCCCGGTACGGCTCAAACTCGACTGCATGCTCGACACCGCACTCAACGACAAATCATGGTTCTTGCGCACCACATCGACGATCTCAAGTGTCGCCTGACTGGTCCGCGCCGCCAGGCTGCGCACCTCATCCGCGACCACCGCAAAACCACGCCCATGTTCACCGGCCCGCGCCGCTTCAATCGCCGCATTCAGTGCCAGCAAGTTGGTTTGATCGGCAATTCCGCGAATGGTCTGCACGATGGTGCCGATGATGTCCGACTGTTTGCTCACCGCATCGATACTCAGCGCCGCTTCGTTGAGGTCGCGGGAAATGTCCTGAATGATTTGCACGGTTTGTTGCACGACTTGTGAGCCTTTTTGCGCACAAGCGTCGTTTTGTACCGAGGTGCTATGGGCCGACTCCGCGGCGTTTTGCAGCGTGGTCATCTGGCTGGTGATGTCGCTGGCGAACTTGACCACTTTGTACAAACGGCCCTTGGCGTCGAACAGCGGGTTGTACGAGGCTTCTAGGTAGACCATCTGCCCGGACTTGTTCTTGCGTTCGAAACGGTGCGAGTGATATTCGCCGCGATTGAGCGATGCCCAGAACGCCTTGTACTGTGCCGATTCGGCTTCGGAACGGTGACAAAACATACTGTGATGGTGGCCGACGATTTCATTGAGCGAGTACTGCATCGTTCTCAGAAAGTTGTCGTTGGCGTTTATCACGTTGCCTTCCGGGGTGAACTCGATCACCGCCATCGAACGACTGATCGCCGCCAGCATGCTTTCTTCTTCGTGCTCTTTGTTGACCCGCGCGGTGATGTCCGCCGCCACTTTGATCACACTTTTGACTTGTTTGTCCGGGCCATAAACCGGCATGTAACTGGCTTCGAGCCAGATCTCCTTGCCGGATTTGTTCAAGCGCAAAAACGTCCCGCTGATCGGTTCTCCCCGGGCCAGGTCGCGCCATAATCTGGCGTATTCCTCGCTGCGGTAAAACGCTTCTTCACAAAACACCCGGTGATGTTTGCCCCGCACTTCCTCGGCGCTGTAGCCCATGGTCTTGCAGAAGTTTTCGTTGGCATCCAGAACAATGCCTTCGGGCGTGAATTCGATCATCGCCATCGAGCGGCTGATCGCTTCGAGCTTGGCGTTGGCTTCGGTCAAGGCGCAGCTGAAACGCTCGATTTCCTGCAGGTCAGCCTTGTGATGTAGGTTGAACATGGTTGTATCACCTTCCGCGCGGTCTTTTGATTTGATGAAAGTTCAGATCTTTCAGAATCCACCACTACGTTCCACAGAACAGGCGCACGCATTCCTCCACGGGAGGAAGTTGTCAGGTGATAAATGACGTTTAATCGGAGAGTCCATGCAGCGACGCTCTAATCAAGACATCCTTCTCTTGATAGCCCGCGAGCGGGCCAGCCCTAACGTGCAGAAGAACTTCCATGTACCACAGGCTCCTTGTTGGTTCAGTGTCCGGTGCCTTGGGTTGCGCACTCTGGCAGCGTTGAAATCACGGCTAACAGATGACGGTCGACATAGTTAGTTACAGCTCAGCATAGCCAGCGCTATGCGGTGCGCAAGGCCACTAGTCGGCCAGTATCTGGCACTTTTTGCACAAGAATCGGTTCAGCGCGTCGTTGCGTGAGCCGTATCTGCCAGCAGATCCAACAAGGCCTGCACCGCCGGTGAGGGCGTCTGCCCCGCTGGCAGCACCAGCGAAAACACCCGTTCGATGCGTGGCGCCAGGGCAATAACCCGCAGTCCCTGCCTGTCCGCCGGCAAGGTCATTTCCGGCACCAGCGTCACGCCGAGGTTTTCCCGAACCAGGGTGAAGGCGCTGCTCCATTCGCGCACCTCGACCCGCACATCCTGCAACTGCAACCCGGCGGCGACGGCGAGGCTGCGGGCATTGGTCGAGCAACCACCGGTGGCCAGCACAAACGGCAACGCCGACAACTCTTGCAGGCTCACGCCCTGCTCGGTTCCGCGCAGCGCAAGCGGGTGCCCCGCCGGCACCACCGCCACCCAGGCATCACGGCCCAACGGCCCGGCATTGCGCTCGGGCGCCGGATTGAGCACCACGCCGACATCTACCAGACCGGCCGCCAACAGGGTTTCGACCTCGTCGTCGCTGACCTCCAGCGCCACCACTTCGATGCCCGGGTACAGGCGATTGAACTGACGCAGCAGTGGCGGCAGAAAACTCGCCAGCACCATGGGGAAACTCGCCAGACGGATCGTCCCGCGCAGCATCGGGCGGACGCTGTCGACAGTCTGGCGAATGGTCTCCAGCGCGCCGAGCATCAGCCGTGCCTGTTCGATCACCGGCAGGCCGATGGCGGTGGGCAGGGTCTGACGGCTTTCGCGACTGAACAGTTGCACACCGAGGGTTTCTTCCATCAACGCCAAGGCCTGGCTGGCGCCGGACTGCGTCATGCCGATCCGTTCGGCGGCGCGGGTGATGTTGCCGTGATCAGCCACGGCGACCACCAGCCGCCAATGCATCAGGTTCATCATGCCAGTAGCTGTCCTTATGGCTGCTTTCTGAAAGATTAATTTTACCGAGGGTGCGCTGCACTATGACACTGGCGCCAAATCCTCACCAGAGCGCTACCGATGAAGCTGTATTACGCCCCTCAAGCCTGTTCGCTGGCGCCGCATATTGTGCTGCGCGAACTGAAACTGCCCTTCGTGCTGATCCGCGTCGACAACCGCAGCAAGCGCACCGCCAGCGGCGAAGACTTTCTCGCGATCAATCCCAAGGGTTATGTCGCGGCCCTGCAACTGGACAACGGTGCGGTACTGACCGAAAGCCCGGCAATCCTCCAGTATCTGGCGGATCTGCAGCCGCAATCGGGGCTGGCACCAGCGCCTGGCAGTTTCGAACGGGTGCGCTTGCAAGAGTGGCTGAACTTCGTCTCGAGCGAGATCCACGGCGGCCTCGGCGCACTGTTCGACGAACGCCTGCCGGCCGAGGTGATCAAGGAGAAGTTGTTCAGGCGCTTTGCGGTGTTGGTCGCGGTGCTGGAGCAGCAGGATTATCTGCTGCCGAGTGGATTCAGCGTGGCGGATGCGCTGCTGTTTGTGGTGCTGCGTTGGGCCGGGTTGTTTGATATCGACTTGACGCAGTGGCCGGCGTTGGCGCGGTTTCAGGCGCGGATTGAGCAGCGGCCGACAGTGATCGCGGCGCTGGCGGCGGAAGCGGCGTAAGTCTTCAGATCATTCGCGAGCAGGCTCGCTCCCACATTGGATTTGTGGCGTGCACAAAACCTCTGTGGGAGCGGGCTTGCTCGCGAAAGCGGTGGTTCAAACGCCCCGGATCAAACGGTTGAAACTCAAAGCCCCGCTGTCACCCTGCTCGCCACTTCCCCCGGTACCCACGCCTGCCACACCTGCGGTTGATTGCGCAAAAACGCTTCGGCGACCTGACGCGGTGGCTGGCGTTTTTCGCTCATTGCGGCCAGCGTGCGGTTCAGCAGATCAATCGGCAAATCGACTTTCTCAAAGAACGTCACCAACTCCGGGTACTGCGCCTTGAACGGTGCCGACACGCCAATCGCCAGGCTCGCCGGCATCGAGCGCGTGCCCTTGGGGTTCGGGTTATTGGCATCGGCCAGGGTCTTCCAGGCCTCGGCATCGAACGGCGGTTCTTCGAGTTTTACCAGTTTGAATCGGCCCAGCAGCGGCGTCGGCGACCAGTAGTAGAACAGCACCGGTTTGCCACGTTTGATCGACGACGCCACCTCGGCATCCAGCGCTGCACCAGAGCCGGTGCGGAAGTTGACGTAGCTGTCGGTCAGCGCATAGGCCTTGAGCTTCTGGCTGTTGACGATTTCCGAAGTCCAGCCAGTCGGGCTGTTGAGGAATCGTCCACGGCTCGGGTCTTCCGGGTCGCGGAACACCTCCTTGTAGCGCGGCAGGTCGGCCACCGACTTCAGCTCCGGCGCCAACGGTTTGATCCCGCGTTCAGAGTCGCCCTTGATCACGTATTCCGGCACCCACCAGCCCTCGGTCGCGCCCTTGACCGTATCGCCGAGGCCGAACACCTTGCCTTCAGCGGCCGCCTTGACCCACGCCGGACTGCGCCCGGCCCATTCCTCGCCGATCACCTGAATATCGTTTTTCGCCAGCGCCGCTTCCAGGCTGACGGTGCTGCCCGGCAGCGTATCGGTCGGGTAGCCGTAGCCTTTTTCGACGATCAGCCGCAGCACTTCGGTGATGAAACTGCCGCTCTCCCAAGTGATGTCACCGAAGTGGATCGGCGCGGTTTTCTCCGCCGCC from Pseudomonas sp. P8_229 encodes:
- a CDS encoding MFS transporter, with translation MTAHAPAAAQRDGIDPIRAAEISARIDRLPAVATIWRLVALLSIGGFFELYDLFQTAYISPGLIRDGIFATGNQGVFGFSDQAAFASATFLGLFLGASLLSPLADRFGRRAIFTFALVWYTVATVLMGIQSSALGIICMRFLVGIGLGIELVTIDAYLSELVPKRMRSSAFAFAFFVQFLSVPAVALMSWWLVPQAPFGVSGWRWVVLASAVFALFIWWLRKRLPESPRWLAQHGRFDEANRILDNIEARCEKDHGKALDTPEAVPVDVEGKGRFADIWQPPYRRRALMLIVFHVFQAIGFFGFGNWLPALLSGQGVSVTHSLMYAFIITLAYPLGPLLFVKFANRFENKWQIVGSALGAMTFGTLFALQTSAFGLIFCGVMITFCNAWLSFSYHSYQSELFPTNIRARAVGFCYSFSRLSTVFSSLLIGLFLDNFGTPGVLAFIVSSMLIVMLTIGWFGPRTRNLALENIAHR
- a CDS encoding methyl-accepting chemotaxis protein, with protein sequence MTTLQNAAESAHSTSVQNDACAQKGSQVVQQTVQIIQDISRDLNEAALSIDAVSKQSDIIGTIVQTIRGIADQTNLLALNAAIEAARAGEHGRGFAVVADEVRSLAARTSQATLEIVDVVRKNHDLSLSAVSSMQSSLSRTGLGVELANEAGAVIQEIQQGSRHVVDAIGQFNATLQLN
- a CDS encoding LysR family transcriptional regulator, with translation MMNLMHWRLVVAVADHGNITRAAERIGMTQSGASQALALMEETLGVQLFSRESRQTLPTAIGLPVIEQARLMLGALETIRQTVDSVRPMLRGTIRLASFPMVLASFLPPLLRQFNRLYPGIEVVALEVSDDEVETLLAAGLVDVGVVLNPAPERNAGPLGRDAWVAVVPAGHPLALRGTEQGVSLQELSALPFVLATGGCSTNARSLAVAAGLQLQDVRVEVREWSSAFTLVRENLGVTLVPEMTLPADRQGLRVIALAPRIERVFSLVLPAGQTPSPAVQALLDLLADTAHATTR
- the gstA gene encoding glutathione transferase GstA; translation: MKLYYAPQACSLAPHIVLRELKLPFVLIRVDNRSKRTASGEDFLAINPKGYVAALQLDNGAVLTESPAILQYLADLQPQSGLAPAPGSFERVRLQEWLNFVSSEIHGGLGALFDERLPAEVIKEKLFRRFAVLVAVLEQQDYLLPSGFSVADALLFVVLRWAGLFDIDLTQWPALARFQARIEQRPTVIAALAAEAA
- a CDS encoding ABC transporter substrate-binding protein, which gives rise to MRSIKTLLGSSLLALSLSVGAVSAAEKTAPIHFGDITWESGSFITEVLRLIVEKGYGYPTDTLPGSTVSLEAALAKNDIQVIGEEWAGRSPAWVKAAAEGKVFGLGDTVKGATEGWWVPEYVIKGDSERGIKPLAPELKSVADLPRYKEVFRDPEDPSRGRFLNSPTGWTSEIVNSQKLKAYALTDSYVNFRTGSGAALDAEVASSIKRGKPVLFYYWSPTPLLGRFKLVKLEEPPFDAEAWKTLADANNPNPKGTRSMPASLAIGVSAPFKAQYPELVTFFEKVDLPIDLLNRTLAAMSEKRQPPRQVAEAFLRNQPQVWQAWVPGEVASRVTAGL